The following are encoded in a window of Flavobacterium psychrotrophum genomic DNA:
- a CDS encoding S9 family peptidase — protein MHGDVRIDNYYWLNERENPEVIEYLNKENEYYKEQTAHTKKFQEDLFLEMKGRIKEDDSSVPYKYNGYWYITRYEKGKDYPIYSRKKETLEAPEEILFDCNQMAEGHNYFHLSGLSISEDNKWIAFGIDTVSRRQYTIQVKNLETNEILPLKIENTTGGTTWAGDNQTMFYTRKDEVTLRSDKIYKHKLGTDPADDTVIYYEKDDTYNTFIYKEKSKKYLVIGSSSTLTSEYRILDAKNPDGEFSLFQKRTRGMEYGISHYGDKWYIVTNKDKAINFKLMTTPEGETEKANWVDLIPHRSDVLLEDIDIFKDYLVISERSNGLNTIRIRPWEGEEYYLPFDIETYMAATATNPDFDTDVLRYSYQSMATPSSVIDFNMKTKEKVVLKEQEVLGGTFDKDNYTEERIWATAKDGTKVPMSVVYRNGIVKDGSNPFLLYAYGSYGASMDPYFSSIRLSLLDRGFIYAIAHIRGGEDLGREWYDNGKLLVKKNTFTDFVDCSEYVIAQGYTSPQHLYAEGGSAGGLLMGAIINMAPQLYNGVIAQVPFVDVVTTMLDDTIPLTTGEYDEWGNPNEKEYYDYMKEYSPYDNVTAQDYPNMLVTTGLHDSQVQYWEPAKWVAKLRTLKTDNNLLFLDTNMEAGHGGASGRFEAIKEVAKEYSFLLDLEGIEK, from the coding sequence ATGCACGGCGATGTGCGTATTGATAACTATTACTGGCTAAACGAAAGGGAAAACCCCGAAGTTATAGAATATCTTAATAAAGAAAACGAATACTACAAAGAGCAAACTGCCCACACTAAAAAGTTTCAGGAAGACCTTTTTCTTGAAATGAAGGGCAGGATTAAAGAAGATGATTCTTCTGTACCTTATAAATATAATGGTTACTGGTACATTACCCGATATGAAAAAGGTAAAGATTACCCAATATATTCCCGCAAAAAAGAAACTTTAGAGGCACCCGAAGAAATTTTGTTTGACTGCAACCAGATGGCAGAAGGGCATAATTATTTTCACCTTTCCGGGCTTAGCATAAGCGAAGATAATAAGTGGATCGCCTTTGGTATTGATACCGTATCGCGCAGGCAATATACCATTCAGGTTAAAAACCTTGAAACAAACGAAATACTGCCGTTAAAAATAGAGAATACTACCGGTGGCACTACCTGGGCCGGCGATAACCAAACCATGTTCTACACCCGTAAGGATGAAGTAACATTACGGTCTGACAAAATTTATAAGCACAAACTGGGTACAGACCCTGCTGATGATACAGTAATATACTACGAAAAAGACGATACTTATAATACCTTTATTTATAAAGAAAAGTCTAAAAAATATCTTGTAATAGGTTCGTCGAGTACACTTACGTCAGAGTACCGCATACTGGATGCTAAAAATCCGGATGGCGAGTTCAGCCTTTTCCAGAAACGTACACGCGGTATGGAATATGGCATTAGCCACTATGGAGATAAATGGTATATTGTTACCAATAAAGATAAGGCCATCAACTTTAAACTGATGACCACACCGGAGGGTGAGACTGAAAAAGCCAACTGGGTAGACCTGATACCACACCGCAGCGACGTGCTTCTTGAAGATATTGATATTTTTAAAGACTACCTTGTTATAAGCGAGCGCAGTAATGGCCTTAATACCATTCGCATTCGCCCGTGGGAAGGGGAGGAGTACTACCTGCCTTTTGATATAGAAACCTATATGGCAGCTACAGCTACCAATCCAGATTTTGATACTGATGTATTACGTTATAGCTACCAGTCTATGGCAACGCCTTCATCGGTCATTGATTTTAATATGAAGACCAAAGAGAAGGTAGTGCTTAAAGAGCAGGAGGTTCTTGGCGGTACTTTTGATAAAGATAACTATACAGAAGAACGTATTTGGGCTACAGCCAAAGACGGTACTAAAGTACCCATGTCTGTTGTGTACCGCAACGGTATAGTTAAAGATGGCAGTAATCCGTTCCTACTGTACGCTTACGGGTCGTATGGAGCCTCTATGGATCCTTATTTCTCATCTATAAGGCTAAGTCTTTTAGACAGGGGTTTTATTTATGCCATTGCTCATATTCGCGGAGGTGAAGATCTGGGGCGTGAGTGGTATGATAACGGAAAGCTGCTGGTTAAAAAAAATACATTTACCGATTTTGTAGACTGTTCAGAATATGTAATTGCACAGGGCTATACATCGCCACAGCATTTATATGCTGAAGGAGGATCTGCCGGTGGGCTACTAATGGGTGCTATAATAAACATGGCTCCGCAGCTGTATAATGGCGTTATTGCACAGGTACCGTTTGTAGATGTGGTAACTACTATGCTTGATGATACCATACCACTTACTACCGGAGAATATGACGAATGGGGCAACCCGAACGAGAAAGAGTATTATGATTATATGAAAGAATACTCTCCTTATGATAATGTTACAGCACAGGATTATCCAAATATGCTGGTTACAACCGGGCTTCACGATAGCCAGGTGCAGTACTGGGAGCCTGCCAAATGGGTTGCAAAATTACGTACCCTGAAAACTGATAACAACCTTTTATTCCTGGATACCAATATGGAAGCCGGGCATGGAGGGGCTTCCGGACGTTTTGAGGCAATTAAGGAAGTTGCCAAAGAATACAGTTTTTTATTAGATTTGGAAGGAATAGAAAAGTAA
- the tpx gene encoding thiol peroxidase — translation MATVTLGGNEIHTSGNLPETGTKAPDFTLVKGDLSTTSLSDYKGSKVVLNIFPSVDTGTCAASVRKFNEKAAALENTRVICISRDLPFAQNRFCGAEGLSNVVTASDFRDGSFGAAYGLNFTDGPLTGLHSRAVVVLDEEGTVVYTEQVPEIKDEPNYDNALAAL, via the coding sequence ATGGCTACAGTAACCCTTGGCGGAAACGAAATACACACATCTGGAAACTTACCTGAAACAGGTACAAAAGCACCGGATTTTACATTAGTAAAAGGCGACCTTTCTACTACTTCATTATCAGACTATAAAGGTTCTAAAGTTGTACTTAATATATTCCCAAGTGTAGATACCGGCACTTGTGCGGCATCCGTTCGTAAATTTAACGAGAAAGCTGCTGCGCTTGAAAATACTAGGGTAATCTGTATTTCCCGTGACCTTCCGTTTGCTCAAAACCGTTTTTGTGGTGCAGAGGGGCTTAGCAATGTAGTTACAGCTTCAGATTTTAGGGATGGCAGTTTTGGTGCTGCTTACGGCCTAAATTTTACTGATGGCCCGCTTACCGGCCTGCACTCTCGTGCGGTTGTGGTACTTGATGAAGAAGGTACGGTAGTTTATACTGAGCAGGTACCCGAAATAAAAGACGAGCCAAATTACGACAACGCCCTCGCGGCACTGTAA
- a CDS encoding LptF/LptG family permease yields MKILDRYILTSFIQTFATVFIILFFIFILQGIWLFIAELAGKDLDFFLVIKFLAFYSPTIVPLVLPLSILLASIMTFGSFSENYEFAAMKSSGISLPRAMRGLTIFIFGLSIVAFFFANNVIPQAQYKFTSLRKNIIQRKPAMAIVEGQFNAVGTFNIKVEKKEGGNGEKLKGVTIHKRRPGASYATVIRSKTGLLKSSEKSNLLQLELYDGYYYEDIVSTTSNNHEKMPFAKSSFSRQLMNIDLTALNTSTEDDGQISHTNNMLNVSELNYTLDSLQGSYNREAKSITDNLVIRPVSAFTATNPGTGKDTFKKAKSKVPKNLLSLLNKEEKSRVLEMAKSNVSSTEYVVNSSKIGLEDKIKSINSHWLALYDKFVIAYACIMMFFIGAPLGAIIRKGGLGLPIVFAVLIFIIFHFINTFGKKLAQENGIPPMLGAWMSSIVLTPLAILLTYRATNDSGLVNFDNLLLPLQKVFDRFTKPKKQQS; encoded by the coding sequence GTGAAAATATTAGACCGCTACATTCTTACCTCGTTTATACAAACGTTTGCAACTGTATTTATAATCCTGTTCTTTATATTTATATTGCAGGGTATCTGGCTTTTTATAGCCGAGCTTGCCGGCAAAGACCTCGATTTTTTCCTGGTAATAAAATTCCTTGCTTTCTACTCCCCTACCATTGTTCCGTTGGTATTGCCACTTTCTATTTTGCTGGCATCGATCATGACCTTCGGTAGTTTCTCTGAGAATTACGAATTTGCCGCCATGAAATCTTCTGGCATATCGTTACCCAGAGCAATGCGCGGTCTTACCATTTTTATTTTTGGCCTTAGCATAGTAGCTTTCTTCTTTGCTAATAATGTAATTCCGCAGGCACAATATAAGTTTACCAGCCTGCGTAAAAACATTATTCAGCGTAAACCTGCCATGGCTATTGTAGAAGGTCAGTTTAACGCCGTGGGTACATTTAATATTAAGGTAGAAAAAAAGGAAGGCGGAAACGGAGAAAAATTAAAAGGTGTTACCATACACAAACGCAGGCCGGGTGCATCTTATGCTACAGTAATACGTTCTAAAACAGGGCTGCTAAAAAGTAGCGAAAAAAGCAACCTCCTGCAGCTTGAACTTTATGATGGATATTATTATGAAGACATTGTTTCTACAACTTCTAATAACCATGAAAAAATGCCATTTGCCAAGAGTAGCTTTTCAAGGCAGTTAATGAACATCGATCTTACTGCGCTTAATACTTCTACCGAAGATGACGGGCAGATATCCCACACTAATAATATGCTTAATGTATCTGAGCTAAACTATACGCTGGATTCCCTCCAGGGAAGTTATAACAGAGAAGCTAAAAGTATTACAGATAACCTAGTAATAAGGCCTGTTAGTGCCTTTACTGCTACTAATCCGGGAACAGGAAAAGACACCTTTAAAAAGGCCAAAAGCAAGGTTCCTAAAAACCTCTTGTCGCTTTTAAATAAAGAAGAAAAATCTCGTGTTCTTGAAATGGCCAAAAGCAATGTAAGCAGCACAGAATATGTAGTTAACTCCAGTAAAATAGGTCTTGAAGATAAGATTAAAAGCATTAACAGCCATTGGCTGGCACTATATGACAAATTTGTAATTGCTTATGCGTGTATAATGATGTTCTTTATCGGGGCTCCATTGGGGGCTATTATCCGTAAAGGCGGCCTTGGCTTACCCATAGTATTTGCAGTGCTCATATTTATTATATTCCATTTTATAAACACCTTTGGCAAAAAGCTTGCACAGGAAAACGGCATACCACCTATGCTTGGTGCCTGGATGTCGTCTATAGTGCTTACACCACTGGCCATATTACTTACATACAGGGCTACTAATGATAGCGGCCTGGTAAACTTTGATAATTTGTTGCTGCCACTTCAAAAAGTCTTTGATAGGTTTACAAAACCAAAAAAACAGCAATCTTAA
- a CDS encoding diacylglycerol kinase family protein → MKDNRFVKGRLKSIFYSVKGAYRLVTSEHSIMVQFGLGILVSIAGFYFHISSTEWMLQTFAIGLIMAIEGANTAVEKICDFIHPGFNEKIGEIKDIASGAVFFAAITAVIIGVIIYYPKVAALF, encoded by the coding sequence ATGAAAGATAACAGGTTTGTTAAAGGCAGGCTTAAAAGCATATTTTACTCTGTAAAAGGTGCTTACCGTTTAGTTACCAGCGAGCACAGCATTATGGTGCAGTTTGGCTTAGGCATACTGGTATCAATAGCAGGGTTTTATTTTCACATCTCCTCTACTGAATGGATGCTGCAAACATTTGCCATAGGGCTAATTATGGCTATAGAGGGTGCTAATACAGCGGTAGAAAAAATATGCGATTTTATCCACCCCGGTTTTAACGAAAAAATTGGGGAGATAAAAGACATTGCATCGGGCGCGGTATTTTTTGCCGCAATAACAGCCGTTATAATAGGAGTAATAATTTATTACCCAAAGGTAGCGGCACTATTCTAA
- a CDS encoding DNA translocase FtsK, producing MAKAKKEPEKVQKPEKEKRPWRLSRRNKVLLGLLFFLFSIAMLLSFVSYFLYWNSDQSALTRFTDRDVQVQNWLGKFGAYLADVFLYRGFGAASFILIRFFFLMGAYMVLDLPVGKLKKTLFWDVYLVIIISVLLGFFNAYLPELGGVIGYEMNLFIQDYIGKTGALLILLFGLSVFLFVRVKISPDAIKTFFERKEEEEDGEEPVLQETPLQHAAAVASPLTDPEEEHIKVANYEDMDEDEYEDVLDNIELKVVQPEPAAIIPPAIPVPPVAPVSKFEINKDALKPTIEKSSEIALDPVAPKQVFTEPAPQVHEIIETSDDNFVIEKIEDEPAVEENLAARLVRDFGEFDPTLELSSYQFPPLELLKDYSSGGITIDQHELEENKNRIVDTLRNYKIDIAQIKATVGPTVTLYEIVPEAGIRISKIKSLEDDIALSLAALGIRIIAPIPGKGTIGIEVPNTKPTMVSMRSVIASPKFQTAEMELPIALGKTISNETFVTDLAKMPHLLMAGATGQGKSVGLNAVLTSLLYKKHPAEVKFVLVDPKKVELTLFNKIERHYLAKLPDGGDAIITDNTKVINTLNSLCIEMDNRYNLLKDAMVRNIKEYNEKFRHRKLNPENGHRFLPYIVLVVDEFADLIMTAGKEVETPIARLAQLARAIGIHLIIATQRPSVNVITGIIKANFPARIAFRVTSKIDSRTILDSQGADQLIGRGDLLYTQGNDLVRVQCAFVDTPEVEKITEFIGGQKAYPDAYLLPEYFGEESGTNLDIDIGERDSMFRDAAEVIVTAQQGSASLLQRKLKLGYNRAGRLIDQLEAAGIVGPFEGSKARSVNVPDLVSLEQFLKNEENNF from the coding sequence ATGGCAAAGGCTAAAAAAGAACCGGAAAAGGTACAAAAACCCGAAAAAGAAAAAAGGCCGTGGCGCTTATCCCGCAGAAATAAAGTACTGCTGGGGCTGCTGTTCTTTTTATTTTCGATAGCCATGCTATTATCATTTGTTTCTTATTTTTTATACTGGAATTCAGACCAAAGCGCACTAACCCGTTTTACTGACAGGGATGTGCAGGTACAAAACTGGCTGGGAAAATTTGGTGCTTACCTTGCCGATGTTTTTTTATATCGTGGTTTTGGTGCTGCATCTTTTATACTAATACGTTTCTTCTTTTTAATGGGTGCCTACATGGTGCTCGACCTGCCTGTAGGTAAACTAAAAAAAACCTTGTTTTGGGATGTTTACCTCGTAATTATCATATCTGTGCTTTTAGGTTTCTTTAATGCTTACCTCCCAGAACTGGGCGGGGTTATAGGCTATGAAATGAATCTTTTTATTCAGGATTATATAGGTAAGACAGGTGCTTTACTAATATTGTTATTTGGGCTATCCGTATTCTTATTTGTAAGGGTAAAAATTTCTCCGGATGCCATTAAAACATTCTTTGAGCGAAAAGAAGAAGAGGAAGATGGAGAGGAGCCTGTGCTACAGGAAACGCCGCTGCAACACGCAGCAGCTGTGGCTTCTCCTCTTACAGACCCTGAAGAAGAACATATAAAAGTAGCCAACTACGAAGATATGGATGAGGACGAATATGAAGATGTTCTTGACAATATAGAACTTAAAGTTGTACAGCCGGAGCCTGCTGCTATTATACCTCCAGCCATACCGGTACCTCCCGTAGCACCGGTTTCTAAATTCGAAATTAACAAGGATGCACTCAAGCCAACTATCGAAAAATCATCTGAAATAGCGCTTGATCCTGTAGCACCCAAACAGGTATTTACTGAGCCTGCACCACAGGTTCATGAAATTATAGAAACCAGCGACGACAACTTTGTTATCGAAAAAATTGAAGACGAACCCGCTGTAGAAGAAAACCTTGCGGCACGCCTTGTACGTGATTTTGGCGAATTTGATCCAACGCTTGAACTGAGTAGCTATCAATTTCCTCCCCTTGAATTGCTAAAAGATTATTCATCGGGCGGTATTACTATAGATCAGCACGAACTCGAAGAAAACAAGAACCGTATTGTAGATACCCTGCGTAACTACAAAATTGATATTGCCCAAATAAAAGCTACCGTAGGCCCTACAGTTACGCTTTACGAAATTGTGCCAGAAGCCGGTATACGCATCTCAAAGATAAAAAGCCTTGAAGACGATATTGCGCTTTCGCTTGCAGCATTGGGCATCCGTATCATTGCCCCAATACCGGGAAAAGGCACCATAGGTATAGAAGTGCCTAACACCAAGCCTACTATGGTATCTATGCGCAGTGTTATTGCTTCGCCTAAATTCCAGACGGCTGAAATGGAGTTACCAATTGCCCTTGGAAAAACAATTAGCAATGAAACTTTTGTAACCGACCTTGCCAAAATGCCCCACCTACTTATGGCGGGTGCTACAGGCCAGGGTAAATCGGTTGGGCTTAATGCCGTGCTTACCTCATTATTATATAAAAAACACCCTGCCGAAGTTAAGTTTGTACTGGTAGACCCTAAAAAGGTAGAACTTACGCTATTTAATAAAATAGAGCGTCATTATCTTGCAAAACTGCCTGATGGAGGTGATGCCATTATAACCGATAACACTAAGGTTATCAACACGCTAAACTCTCTTTGTATTGAAATGGATAACCGTTACAACCTGCTTAAGGATGCAATGGTACGTAACATTAAAGAATACAATGAAAAATTCCGCCACAGGAAATTGAACCCTGAAAACGGACACCGTTTTTTACCTTACATCGTACTTGTAGTAGACGAGTTTGCCGACCTTATCATGACAGCCGGTAAAGAGGTAGAGACCCCTATAGCGCGCCTTGCACAGCTTGCCCGAGCTATTGGTATTCACCTTATTATTGCTACACAAAGGCCATCGGTTAACGTTATTACAGGTATTATTAAAGCCAACTTCCCGGCCAGGATAGCCTTTAGGGTTACCTCTAAAATTGACTCACGCACCATTCTTGACAGCCAGGGTGCAGACCAGCTTATAGGGCGTGGCGATTTACTATACACACAGGGTAACGATCTTGTAAGGGTACAATGTGCGTTTGTAGACACCCCGGAGGTAGAAAAGATAACCGAATTTATTGGCGGGCAAAAGGCATATCCTGATGCTTATCTGCTGCCCGAATATTTTGGAGAAGAAAGTGGCACTAATCTTGATATAGACATTGGCGAAAGAGATTCAATGTTCAGGGATGCTGCAGAAGTAATTGTTACCGCCCAACAGGGTTCGGCATCATTGCTTCAGCGCAAATTAAAACTAGGCTACAACCGTGCCGGCAGGCTTATAGACCAGCTTGAGGCAGCAGGAATTGTAGGCCCTTTTGAAGGCAGTAAAGCCAGAAGCGTAAACGTTCCTGACCTTGTTTCGCTGGAGCAATTCTTAAAAAATGAAGAAAACAATTTTTAA
- a CDS encoding glycoside hydrolase family 32 protein — translation MTFKKLVLCGLSLAYFSGAVAQEINEETAYRPNFHFTPKKNWMNDPNGLFYADGVYHLFFQHWPYGNVWGPMHWGHATSKDLVKWEEQPIALYPDRFGYIFSGSAVYDTKNTSGFGKDGKIPAIALFTYHDSAKEKTGATDVESQGLAYSLDNGQTWTKYDEGNPVIKNNGIRDFRDPKVTWDWVNNKWIMVLAAKDRAQFYTSDNLKDWKYLSDFEDKVSKHGTWECPDFFPIKVKGTNEVKWVLIQSFYPGGANGGSGTQYYVGDFDGKNFTLDKSFAQKLEKEKGIWLDYGRDNYASVTWGGSPDEQYKKYIIGWMINLDYAFEPPTNIWRGTNTVARELELIKDKNSYRFSIAPVAALKKYVAATETQKKITVNQTAELIKEGKTNLTQAEINLDLKGLKKEKYSLVLSNKTGDTLKFGIDNTAKNLFIDRTASSNSTTFKNRTAKVSKASLTEDQKEVSFKILLDKTSIELFYNDGDKVLTEIFFLKSPFTTLTIEGKSKFVVENLVINQFNFK, via the coding sequence ATGACTTTTAAAAAACTGGTTCTTTGCGGGCTTAGCCTTGCTTATTTTTCTGGTGCCGTGGCACAAGAAATTAACGAAGAAACTGCCTATCGCCCTAACTTTCACTTTACACCAAAGAAAAACTGGATGAACGACCCTAACGGCCTTTTTTATGCCGATGGAGTGTATCATTTATTTTTTCAGCACTGGCCTTATGGCAATGTTTGGGGTCCTATGCACTGGGGCCACGCTACCAGTAAAGACCTTGTAAAATGGGAGGAACAGCCCATAGCCCTCTACCCTGACCGTTTTGGTTACATATTTTCGGGCAGTGCCGTGTATGATACTAAAAATACCAGTGGTTTTGGTAAAGATGGTAAAATACCTGCCATAGCGCTTTTTACCTATCACGACTCCGCAAAAGAAAAAACCGGCGCTACAGATGTAGAATCTCAGGGACTGGCTTATTCTCTTGACAATGGACAAACCTGGACAAAGTATGATGAGGGCAACCCGGTTATAAAGAATAATGGTATTCGCGATTTCAGGGATCCTAAAGTTACATGGGACTGGGTTAACAATAAATGGATAATGGTGCTGGCCGCTAAAGACAGGGCACAGTTTTATACATCAGATAACCTTAAAGACTGGAAATACCTGTCTGACTTTGAAGACAAAGTAAGCAAGCACGGTACGTGGGAGTGCCCCGATTTTTTTCCTATAAAAGTAAAAGGTACTAACGAAGTAAAGTGGGTGCTAATCCAGAGTTTTTATCCCGGTGGTGCTAATGGCGGCAGCGGAACACAATATTATGTAGGAGACTTTGACGGTAAAAATTTTACCCTTGATAAATCTTTTGCGCAAAAACTTGAGAAAGAAAAAGGCATTTGGCTCGATTATGGCCGCGATAACTATGCAAGCGTTACCTGGGGCGGATCGCCAGACGAGCAATATAAAAAATATATCATCGGCTGGATGATTAACCTTGATTATGCCTTTGAACCGCCCACAAACATTTGGCGTGGTACAAATACAGTAGCGCGGGAACTTGAACTTATAAAAGACAAAAACAGCTACAGGTTTAGCATTGCCCCTGTTGCCGCACTTAAAAAATATGTTGCTGCAACCGAAACCCAAAAAAAAATTACCGTAAATCAAACAGCTGAGCTTATTAAAGAAGGTAAAACTAACCTGACTCAGGCAGAGATTAACCTTGACCTTAAAGGATTAAAGAAGGAAAAATATAGTTTGGTGCTTTCTAACAAGACAGGCGATACCCTTAAATTTGGTATAGACAATACTGCAAAAAACTTGTTTATAGACAGGACTGCATCCAGCAACAGTACCACATTTAAAAACCGTACAGCTAAGGTTTCAAAGGCATCTTTAACCGAAGATCAAAAAGAAGTTAGCTTTAAAATACTGCTTGATAAAACATCTATAGAGTTATTTTATAATGATGGCGATAAAGTATTAACCGAAATATTTTTCCTGAAAAGCCCTTTTACAACATTAACCATTGAAGGCAAAAGTAAATTTGTAGTAGAGAATCTGGTTATCAACCAGTTTAATTTTAAATAA
- a CDS encoding LolA family protein: protein MKKTIFNMQRIIRVLSFVILFVSLTTQAQDSQKAKSWLDAVSSKIKSYNNITIDFKYQVSNPKKNLNQESKGNVALQGNKYVLNFMGVTRVFDGKKVYNIVPEDEEISISSADDQKNDGLTPSKMLTFFNSGYRYTMDILQPVKGRKIQYIKLVPTDAKSDVKDVLLGIDSQTKHIYTLIQADKDGTKTVFTINSFKTNQPLSKNHFTFTESKYPNYYINRLD from the coding sequence ATGAAGAAAACAATTTTTAATATGCAACGCATTATCAGGGTTTTGTCTTTTGTAATTTTATTTGTTAGTTTAACAACCCAGGCACAGGATTCGCAAAAAGCGAAAAGCTGGCTTGATGCTGTTTCTTCTAAAATAAAAAGCTACAACAATATTACCATTGATTTTAAATACCAGGTAAGCAACCCAAAAAAGAACCTAAACCAGGAAAGTAAAGGAAACGTGGCATTGCAGGGCAATAAGTATGTGCTTAACTTTATGGGAGTTACCCGTGTTTTTGACGGAAAAAAAGTGTACAATATTGTTCCGGAAGATGAAGAGATCAGTATATCATCTGCTGACGACCAGAAAAACGACGGACTTACACCAAGCAAAATGCTTACTTTCTTCAATTCGGGCTACCGCTATACAATGGATATTTTACAGCCGGTAAAGGGCCGTAAAATACAGTATATTAAGCTTGTGCCTACCGATGCTAAAAGCGATGTTAAAGATGTGTTGCTGGGTATAGACTCTCAAACAAAGCATATTTACACCCTTATACAAGCAGACAAAGACGGTACTAAAACTGTTTTTACTATAAATTCTTTTAAAACGAACCAACCTTTGTCAAAAAATCACTTTACCTTTACCGAAAGTAAATATCCTAATTATTACATTAACCGATTAGACTAA
- a CDS encoding YbaB/EbfC family nucleoid-associated protein: MFGDIMGMMGKIKETQQKIEETKKRLDTVLVDEQSNDGLLKVTLTANRTIKSITVDDSLLEDKEQLEDYLVLVLNKAIEKATSVNDAELGAVAQDGMPNIPGMDMFK; this comes from the coding sequence ATGTTTGGAGATATCATGGGAATGATGGGTAAAATTAAAGAAACCCAGCAAAAGATAGAAGAAACTAAAAAAAGGCTTGATACCGTACTGGTAGATGAGCAAAGTAATGACGGCCTGCTTAAGGTAACACTTACTGCTAACCGTACCATTAAAAGTATAACAGTAGACGATAGCCTGCTGGAAGACAAGGAGCAACTGGAAGATTATCTTGTACTGGTATTAAACAAAGCCATAGAAAAGGCAACATCTGTTAACGATGCAGAACTGGGCGCAGTAGCACAGGACGGAATGCCAAACATACCGGGCATGGATATGTTTAAATAG
- the ribB gene encoding 3,4-dihydroxy-2-butanone-4-phosphate synthase codes for MITANNEKIVLNTIEEAIEDIRMGKVVIVVDDEDRENEGDFIAAAEKVTPEMINFMASEGRGLICAPLTEQRCDELNLHLMVTNNTVLHETAFTVSVDLLGHGCTTGISVHDRAKTIKALVDEDTKAHDLGRPGHIFPLRAKQGGVLRRTGHTEAAIDLARLAGLKPAGILVEILNEDGSMARLPELSKLAKKLDLKLISIEDLVAYRMQHDSLIQKKEDFEVETRFGNFRLRAYEQTTNKQIHIALTKGSWNTGEPILTRINSTQVNNDILGTLTNDADTKLDGMFRKINEEGKGAILFINQDIQPSELLNRLTELKGLQSTGVKKAPQPKMDVKDFGIGAQILHDIDICKIRLLTNSEHGKRVGMIGYGLEITEYSGF; via the coding sequence ATGATAACTGCTAATAACGAAAAAATAGTTTTAAATACCATTGAGGAAGCCATCGAAGACATTCGCATGGGCAAAGTAGTAATAGTGGTTGATGACGAAGACCGTGAAAATGAAGGAGATTTTATAGCCGCCGCCGAAAAAGTAACGCCGGAAATGATAAATTTTATGGCAAGTGAAGGCCGAGGGCTTATATGTGCGCCACTTACTGAGCAGCGTTGCGATGAACTCAACCTGCACCTTATGGTTACAAACAATACAGTGCTGCACGAAACAGCTTTTACCGTATCGGTAGATCTTTTAGGACATGGGTGTACCACCGGCATATCTGTACACGACAGGGCAAAAACAATTAAGGCCCTTGTAGATGAAGACACTAAAGCACATGACCTGGGCCGCCCCGGTCATATATTTCCGCTTCGCGCTAAGCAGGGCGGTGTACTTAGGCGCACGGGCCATACCGAAGCTGCAATAGACCTTGCCAGGCTAGCAGGCCTTAAGCCTGCCGGTATACTTGTAGAAATACTTAACGAAGATGGCTCTATGGCGCGCCTGCCTGAGCTTTCTAAGCTTGCCAAAAAACTTGATCTTAAACTAATATCGATAGAAGACCTTGTAGCATACCGTATGCAGCATGACAGCCTTATCCAGAAGAAAGAAGATTTTGAGGTAGAAACCCGTTTTGGAAACTTCAGGCTACGCGCGTATGAGCAAACAACTAATAAACAAATACACATTGCCCTTACCAAAGGCAGCTGGAACACGGGCGAACCTATCCTTACCCGTATAAACAGTACACAGGTAAACAATGATATTCTTGGCACACTTACTAATGATGCCGATACTAAGCTTGATGGTATGTTTCGTAAAATAAATGAAGAAGGTAAAGGCGCCATACTATTTATAAACCAGGACATACAGCCATCAGAACTATTAAACCGCCTTACAGAATTAAAGGGGCTACAGTCGACCGGCGTAAAAAAAGCACCGCAGCCTAAAATGGATGTAAAAGATTTTGGTATTGGCGCACAGATACTGCATGATATTGATATTTGCAAAATACGCCTGCTAACAAATTCTGAACATGGTAAACGTGTAGGGATGATAGGTTATGGCCTTGAAATAACAGAATATTCAGGTTTTTAA